The following coding sequences lie in one Halogeometricum rufum genomic window:
- a CDS encoding DUF1648 domain-containing protein has protein sequence MRFTRYDYAGVALLALVAVVGVALLPTLPDRFAVHFGTAGPDSFVAPLVGVLLLPAIGVGTVAFLRLVPERTGTDDVPASYGLLLSAFLAYVQGVVLAWNLGYGVDVTTAVLPVAAVFVVVSLAVNYR, from the coding sequence ATGCGCTTCACTCGATACGACTACGCGGGCGTCGCCCTCCTCGCCCTCGTCGCCGTCGTCGGCGTCGCCCTCCTGCCGACACTCCCCGACCGGTTCGCCGTCCACTTCGGCACCGCCGGCCCGGACTCGTTCGTCGCCCCCCTCGTCGGCGTCCTCCTCCTCCCCGCTATCGGCGTCGGGACGGTGGCGTTCCTCCGTCTCGTCCCCGAGCGAACGGGCACCGACGACGTTCCCGCGTCGTACGGTCTGCTCCTGTCCGCCTTCCTCGCGTACGTGCAGGGCGTCGTCCTCGCGTGGAACCTCGGCTACGGCGTGGACGTGACCACCGCCGTCCTCCCGGTGGCCGCCGTCTTCGTCGTCGTCAGTCTCGCCGTGAACTACCGGTGA
- a CDS encoding sensor histidine kinase, with translation MKLQTKLAVVLIAVTILLSSATYGGLELYKQEELARSEDAVDESAALAAAQIEATLDERADYVGYVASKPGVTDFSNAGVVIDGVVDNSRFFAAQVIRANGTVAAFDGQIDEEVRQSTVGSDVSDEAYFRDARYRGASVSDPQYVPSRDQYLVVVSAPIMENGTVVGVLAASIYVSSETFLSPVAPLARDDQRVTVGAGDELLYESREPLARATTGRATAGPYGWTVTVERDRAPLDARIRTLGLVQGVGLVVVLLLVGSLWVVEHRTSLRQTRRLLDGFAALREGEYEYSLDLGSADEWRQISEGFNVLAAGLDEREAAIREREQRLGVLNRVLRHNLRNEMNVVLGYAELLVERADEPEAVRAAETILDRGERLVATSEKARWLDQRLDVADPETFDVVAGVEPVVASVDEEFADADVSMTAPDSLAVRAVPNVAEAVRNLVENACEHHDDDATVRVRVEVDGDQAAVVVADDGPGIPDYERSVLSEGEETALHHGSGIGLWVVTWLVGRSDGSVEFEENDPRGSVVTLRLPLAERDAPTSPP, from the coding sequence ATGAAACTGCAGACGAAGCTCGCAGTCGTGCTGATCGCGGTCACGATACTGCTCAGTTCGGCCACCTACGGCGGCCTCGAACTCTACAAGCAGGAGGAACTCGCGCGGAGCGAGGACGCCGTCGACGAGTCGGCCGCGCTCGCGGCGGCGCAGATAGAGGCGACCTTGGACGAACGCGCCGACTACGTCGGCTACGTCGCCTCGAAACCGGGCGTCACCGACTTCTCGAACGCCGGTGTGGTGATAGACGGCGTCGTGGACAACAGCCGCTTCTTCGCCGCGCAGGTGATTCGCGCGAACGGCACCGTCGCCGCCTTCGACGGCCAGATAGACGAGGAGGTCCGGCAGAGCACCGTCGGTTCTGACGTGAGCGACGAGGCGTACTTCAGGGACGCGCGCTACCGGGGAGCGAGCGTCTCGGACCCTCAGTATGTCCCGTCACGCGACCAGTACCTCGTCGTCGTCAGCGCGCCGATTATGGAGAACGGGACCGTCGTCGGCGTCCTCGCGGCGTCGATATACGTCTCCTCGGAAACCTTCCTCAGTCCGGTCGCACCGCTGGCGCGAGACGACCAGCGCGTCACCGTCGGCGCGGGCGACGAACTGCTGTACGAGAGCCGAGAGCCGTTGGCGCGCGCGACGACCGGTCGGGCCACCGCGGGGCCGTACGGGTGGACGGTCACCGTCGAACGGGACCGCGCCCCCCTCGACGCTCGCATCCGGACGCTCGGACTCGTGCAAGGGGTCGGACTGGTGGTTGTACTGTTGCTGGTCGGGTCGCTGTGGGTGGTCGAACACCGGACGAGCCTCAGGCAGACGCGACGCCTCCTCGACGGCTTCGCCGCGCTCCGCGAGGGGGAGTACGAGTACTCGCTGGACCTCGGATCGGCCGACGAGTGGCGACAGATAAGCGAGGGGTTCAACGTCCTCGCGGCCGGGCTGGACGAACGCGAGGCGGCCATCAGAGAGCGCGAACAGCGACTCGGTGTCCTGAACCGCGTCCTCAGGCACAACCTCAGGAACGAGATGAACGTCGTCCTCGGCTACGCCGAACTCCTCGTCGAGCGAGCAGACGAACCCGAGGCGGTGCGAGCGGCCGAGACAATTCTCGACCGAGGGGAGCGACTCGTCGCCACCAGCGAGAAGGCGAGGTGGCTCGACCAGCGACTCGACGTGGCGGACCCGGAGACGTTCGACGTGGTGGCGGGCGTCGAACCGGTGGTCGCGTCGGTCGACGAGGAGTTCGCCGACGCCGACGTCTCGATGACCGCGCCCGACTCGCTCGCCGTTCGGGCGGTCCCGAACGTGGCCGAGGCGGTCCGTAACCTCGTGGAGAACGCCTGCGAGCACCACGACGACGACGCGACCGTCCGCGTCCGCGTGGAGGTAGACGGCGACCAGGCGGCCGTCGTCGTCGCCGACGACGGCCCCGGCATCCCCGACTACGAGCGGTCCGTCCTCTCGGAGGGCGAGGAGACGGCCCTCCACCACGGGAGCGGTATCGGCTTGTGGGTGGTGACCTGGCTCGTCGGTCGCTCCGATGGGAGCGTCGAATTCGAGGAGAACGACCCGCGCGGGAGCGTCGTCACCCTCCGCCTCCCTCTCGCCGAGCGTGACGCTCCGACTTCGCCCCCGTGA
- a CDS encoding fumarylacetoacetate hydrolase family protein, with protein sequence MHRVRFRDPAGSVRNGQWHDDHVSFAGETYSLDEVDVLPPCEPTKIVCIGRNYAEHADEMDNEVPDRPLLFLKPPNALAGHGDTVPLPAGKERVDWEAEIAVVVGKQARNVAAEDAMDYVAGFTCMNDVSNRDDQDREQNWVRGKAFDNAAPLGPVLATPDEVPEDASVELRVNGETKQSSSRDYMMFSVADLVEEITTYMTLEPGDVISTGTPAGVGALSDGDRVEVEVGGVGVLEHDVRAAE encoded by the coding sequence ATGCACCGCGTTCGCTTTCGCGACCCCGCAGGCTCCGTCCGCAACGGCCAGTGGCACGACGACCACGTCTCTTTCGCCGGCGAGACGTACTCGCTCGACGAGGTGGACGTGCTCCCGCCCTGCGAACCGACGAAGATAGTCTGCATCGGACGCAACTACGCCGAGCACGCCGACGAGATGGACAACGAGGTGCCGGACCGACCGCTCCTGTTCCTCAAGCCGCCGAACGCCCTCGCCGGTCACGGTGACACCGTCCCCCTGCCGGCGGGGAAAGAGCGCGTCGACTGGGAGGCCGAAATCGCCGTCGTCGTGGGCAAGCAGGCGCGAAACGTCGCCGCCGAGGACGCGATGGACTACGTGGCCGGCTTCACCTGCATGAACGACGTGTCGAACCGCGACGACCAGGACAGAGAGCAGAACTGGGTGCGCGGGAAGGCGTTCGACAACGCCGCCCCCCTCGGTCCGGTCCTCGCGACGCCCGACGAGGTGCCCGAGGACGCCAGCGTCGAACTCCGCGTGAACGGCGAGACGAAGCAGTCCTCCTCGCGCGACTACATGATGTTCTCCGTCGCGGACCTCGTCGAGGAGATAACGACGTACATGACGCTCGAACCGGGCGACGTCATCTCGACGGGGACGCCCGCGGGCGTCGGCGCACTCTCGGACGGCGACCGGGTCGAAGTCGAAGTCGGGGGCGTCGGCGTCCTCGAACACGACGTTCGCGCCGCCGAGTGA
- a CDS encoding adenylate kinase family protein, with translation MTRRVVLTGTPGTGKTTVSDLVAERTGLDAIHLNDAVADEKLYTERDVDRDSLVVDVDAANEWLGDWEGVLDSHLAHLFDADVAVVLRCHPEQLATRLRERGEEEAKIAENAESEALDVILAETVERFGEDAVYEIDTTDRTPEAVAEDVIAAVEGEMDPRAGTVNFIDYL, from the coding sequence GTGACCCGACGCGTCGTCCTCACCGGCACGCCCGGCACCGGCAAGACCACCGTCTCGGACCTCGTGGCCGAGCGAACCGGTCTCGACGCCATCCACCTGAACGACGCCGTCGCCGACGAGAAACTCTACACCGAACGCGACGTGGACCGCGATTCGCTCGTCGTCGACGTGGACGCCGCGAACGAGTGGTTGGGCGACTGGGAGGGCGTCCTCGACTCGCATCTGGCCCACCTGTTCGACGCCGACGTGGCCGTGGTCCTCCGGTGTCACCCCGAGCAACTGGCGACGCGCCTCCGCGAACGCGGCGAGGAGGAGGCCAAGATAGCCGAGAACGCCGAGAGCGAGGCCCTCGACGTGATTCTCGCAGAGACGGTCGAGCGATTCGGCGAGGACGCGGTGTACGAGATAGACACGACGGACCGCACGCCCGAGGCGGTGGCCGAGGACGTGATAGCGGCCGTCGAGGGCGAGATGGACCCCCGCGCGGGGACCGTGAACTTCATCGACTACCTATGA
- a CDS encoding metal-dependent hydrolase — MELTWHGHSTWHVDVDGTTFLIDPFFDNPFTDLSPSDVEDPDYLLLTHGHADHISDAGAFTDATVVGVPEMTEYMEEEVGFTDSIGMNMGGTVECGDAFVTMHRADHTNGLNTGYETSLGVPVGFVISDKMPTQESDADATTFYHAGDTGLMSEMKDVIGPYLEPDAAALPCGDHFTMGPVQAALAVDWLDVDHAFPMHYDTFPPVEIDVEDFEREVKATGSDTEVHVLDGDESFTLE; from the coding sequence ATGGAACTCACCTGGCACGGTCACTCGACCTGGCACGTGGACGTCGACGGAACGACGTTCCTCATCGACCCGTTCTTCGACAACCCGTTCACGGACCTGTCGCCGTCGGACGTGGAGGACCCCGACTACCTCCTCCTCACGCACGGCCACGCGGACCACATCTCCGACGCCGGCGCGTTCACCGACGCGACGGTGGTCGGCGTCCCGGAGATGACGGAGTACATGGAGGAGGAAGTCGGCTTCACCGACAGCATCGGCATGAACATGGGCGGCACCGTCGAGTGCGGCGACGCGTTCGTGACGATGCACCGCGCGGACCACACGAACGGCCTCAACACGGGGTACGAGACGAGTCTCGGCGTCCCCGTCGGCTTCGTCATCAGCGACAAGATGCCGACACAGGAGTCCGACGCGGACGCGACGACGTTCTACCACGCGGGTGACACGGGCCTGATGTCCGAGATGAAAGACGTCATCGGCCCCTACCTCGAACCCGACGCGGCCGCCCTGCCGTGCGGCGACCACTTCACGATGGGACCGGTCCAGGCGGCCCTCGCCGTCGACTGGTTGGACGTCGACCACGCGTTCCCGATGCACTACGACACGTTCCCGCCCGTCGAAATCGACGTGGAGGACTTCGAGCGCGAAGTGAAAGCCACCGGGTCCGACACCGAGGTGCACGTCCTCGACGGCGACGAGTCGTTCACGCTGGAGTAA
- a CDS encoding PGF-pre-PGF domain-containing protein → MNGKGDRGTVFGGAGTVIAVVVVLGIGGSITSATALGCSAAAVDCRPTDAVAAVDSVVETTTLGATGIVGVPPGDRGGPNGSGNGAPAEKGHSNGNGGEASVGEGDSDGDKNGAEASPNRGGEGGSSAGADSSEDGGTEANDGSDASAGNDGSKGASDGAATKGGGADAPGASGDGDAPGKSDDAPGQSLENRTADERRGPPETVPAAVNVSARGQNGRSGTVVNASVGDVRANERARVELDVPGRGPNRTNASGATVGGPNATLPTNASDVAVTAMELTPTRNGSFTMNVTTADRIDGSPAFESDDGTEAMTHIRVNHSISNDELNGTVDIDFRVSKERLENESVDPEDVSLYRYENGSWTELATAVVNETGDAVSFRAESPGLSEFAAGAKRARFSLETVEVAVEEIVVGDDLKVHVGIANDGGADGEFAAQLLLDGDVVEERSLTIAAGGERQTLFDHRVNDSGEYEVRVNDAVAGSVVVQQSVDEESTTTAGETDATATEAAESAKATTAEPSTTVSGTEVPEPIFHPTALVFVVVAALVARVRGRR, encoded by the coding sequence ATGAACGGGAAAGGAGACAGAGGAACCGTGTTCGGCGGCGCCGGCACCGTAATCGCCGTCGTCGTCGTTCTCGGCATCGGGGGGAGTATCACATCTGCGACCGCCCTCGGCTGCTCTGCCGCTGCGGTCGACTGCCGGCCGACCGACGCGGTTGCGGCAGTCGACTCGGTGGTCGAGACGACGACGCTCGGGGCGACGGGTATCGTCGGAGTGCCACCGGGCGACCGCGGCGGCCCGAACGGGAGCGGGAACGGAGCGCCGGCCGAAAAGGGCCACTCGAACGGGAACGGTGGCGAGGCTTCCGTAGGCGAGGGTGACTCCGACGGCGACAAAAACGGAGCGGAGGCGTCGCCGAACCGGGGCGGAGAGGGAGGCTCGTCCGCGGGGGCCGACTCGTCGGAGGACGGCGGGACCGAGGCGAACGACGGAAGCGATGCGTCGGCCGGAAACGACGGTTCGAAGGGCGCTTCCGACGGAGCGGCGACGAAGGGAGGGGGCGCAGACGCCCCCGGTGCATCCGGTGACGGCGATGCGCCCGGAAAGAGTGACGATGCGCCCGGCCAATCGTTGGAGAATCGTACGGCCGACGAGCGTCGCGGCCCCCCCGAGACGGTGCCCGCCGCGGTGAACGTCTCGGCCCGCGGGCAGAACGGACGCTCCGGGACGGTCGTGAACGCGTCCGTCGGCGACGTGCGCGCGAACGAGCGTGCGAGGGTCGAACTGGACGTCCCCGGGCGCGGCCCGAACCGGACGAATGCGTCTGGGGCGACCGTCGGCGGTCCGAACGCGACTCTACCCACGAACGCGTCCGACGTGGCCGTCACGGCGATGGAACTGACGCCGACGCGGAACGGGTCGTTCACGATGAACGTCACGACGGCGGACCGTATCGACGGGTCGCCGGCGTTCGAGAGCGACGACGGCACCGAGGCGATGACGCACATCCGCGTGAACCACTCCATCTCGAACGACGAACTGAACGGCACCGTCGATATCGACTTCCGCGTCTCGAAGGAGCGACTCGAAAACGAGAGCGTCGACCCCGAAGACGTGTCGCTCTACCGCTACGAGAACGGCTCGTGGACAGAACTCGCGACCGCGGTGGTGAACGAGACGGGTGATGCCGTCAGCTTCCGCGCCGAGTCGCCCGGCCTCTCGGAGTTCGCCGCCGGGGCCAAGCGCGCCCGCTTCTCGCTCGAGACGGTCGAGGTGGCCGTCGAAGAGATAGTCGTCGGCGACGACCTGAAGGTCCACGTCGGGATAGCGAACGACGGCGGCGCAGACGGAGAGTTCGCCGCCCAACTCCTCCTCGACGGCGACGTCGTGGAAGAGCGGTCGCTAACTATCGCCGCCGGCGGGGAACGACAGACGCTGTTCGACCACCGCGTGAACGACTCCGGCGAGTACGAAGTGCGTGTGAACGACGCCGTCGCGGGCAGTGTCGTCGTCCAGCAGTCCGTCGACGAGGAGTCGACGACGACGGCCGGCGAGACGGATGCGACGGCGACGGAAGCGGCCGAGTCGGCGAAAGCGACGACCGCGGAGCCGTCGACGACCGTCTCCGGGACCGAAGTACCCGAACCCATCTTCCACCCGACGGCGCTCGTCTTCGTCGTCGTCGCCGCCCTCGTCGCGCGGGTTCGAGGCCGTCGCTGA
- the hisC gene encoding histidinol-phosphate transaminase, translating to MQPRDLSAHEAYVPGRGAEEVARELGMDPEELTKLSSNENPHGPSPDAVAAIEDAAPEVHVYPKTSHADLTDALAERWDVTAEQVWVSAGADGALDYLSRAVLEPGDRVLTPDPGFSYYPMSARYHHGEVAEYRLSKADDFAQTPETVLEAYDGERIVYVTTPHNPAGTEMRREDVVELLESVDEDTLVVVDEAYGEYSERPSAVELLDDHDNLAVTRTFSKAFGLAGLRIGYAVVPEAWADAYARVNTPFAASEVACRAALAALDDEAYVETSVETARWARRYYHDELDAPTWPSGGNFVLAEVGDATAVAEAAKRRGIIVRDTSSFGLPECVRVSCGTREETKRAVEVLNDVLAEVEATNP from the coding sequence ATGCAACCGAGGGACCTCTCCGCGCACGAGGCGTACGTACCCGGGCGCGGGGCCGAGGAGGTGGCCCGCGAACTCGGGATGGACCCCGAGGAGTTGACGAAACTGTCCTCGAACGAGAACCCCCACGGACCGAGTCCCGACGCCGTGGCGGCCATCGAGGACGCCGCGCCGGAGGTGCACGTCTACCCGAAGACGTCGCACGCGGACCTCACCGACGCGCTGGCGGAGCGATGGGACGTCACCGCCGAACAGGTGTGGGTGAGCGCCGGCGCCGACGGCGCACTCGACTACCTCTCGCGCGCCGTCCTCGAACCTGGCGACCGGGTGCTGACGCCCGACCCGGGCTTCTCCTACTACCCGATGTCGGCGCGGTACCACCACGGCGAGGTGGCCGAGTACCGCCTCTCGAAGGCCGACGACTTCGCGCAGACGCCCGAGACGGTGCTGGAGGCCTACGACGGCGAGCGAATCGTCTACGTCACGACGCCGCACAACCCCGCGGGCACGGAGATGCGCCGCGAAGACGTGGTGGAACTGCTCGAATCCGTCGACGAGGACACCCTCGTCGTCGTCGACGAGGCGTACGGCGAGTACAGCGAGCGTCCGTCCGCCGTCGAACTCCTCGACGACCACGACAACCTCGCGGTCACCCGCACGTTCTCGAAGGCGTTCGGGCTGGCCGGCCTGCGAATCGGCTACGCCGTCGTCCCCGAGGCGTGGGCCGACGCCTACGCCCGCGTCAACACGCCGTTCGCGGCGAGCGAGGTGGCCTGTCGCGCCGCCCTCGCCGCTCTGGACGACGAGGCGTACGTCGAGACGTCGGTGGAGACGGCCCGGTGGGCCCGTCGGTACTACCACGACGAACTCGACGCGCCGACGTGGCCCTCCGGCGGCAACTTCGTCCTCGCGGAGGTGGGCGACGCGACGGCCGTCGCCGAGGCGGCCAAGCGCCGCGGCATCATCGTCCGCGACACGAGCAGTTTCGGCCTGCCCGAGTGCGTCCGCGTCTCCTGCGGCACGCGCGAGGAGACGAAACGCGCCGTCGAGGTGCTGAACGACGTGCTCGCCGAAGTGGAGGCGACGAACCCGTGA
- a CDS encoding TIGR00266 family protein, translating into MEYDIASRPSFALVTVSLDAGESIRAESGAMVSHDTTIEMETNATGGFLKSIRRAFGGESFFQNTFTAASAGDVQFAPPLPGDVSHVELTDETMYVQSGSYLAGDAGLDVDTEFGGARTFFGGEGLFLLKVTGSGPLFLSSYGAIEEIALDDRDSFVVDTGHVVAFEDTAEFTVRRVGGLRSTLASGEGLVCEFSGSGTLWVQSRSPDAFLAWLIPKLPSRPATNTQ; encoded by the coding sequence ATGGAGTACGACATCGCCTCCAGACCGTCGTTCGCACTCGTGACCGTCTCGCTCGACGCGGGGGAGTCGATACGGGCGGAGTCGGGCGCGATGGTGAGTCACGACACCACTATCGAGATGGAGACGAACGCGACGGGCGGGTTCCTGAAGTCCATCAGGCGGGCGTTCGGCGGCGAGAGCTTCTTCCAGAACACGTTCACCGCCGCCTCGGCGGGCGACGTGCAGTTCGCGCCGCCGCTTCCGGGCGACGTCTCGCACGTGGAGTTGACCGACGAGACGATGTACGTCCAGTCGGGGTCGTACCTCGCGGGCGACGCCGGACTGGACGTGGACACCGAGTTCGGCGGCGCGCGGACGTTCTTCGGCGGCGAGGGACTGTTCCTGCTGAAGGTGACCGGGAGCGGACCGCTGTTCCTGTCGAGTTACGGCGCCATCGAGGAGATTGCGCTCGACGACCGCGACTCGTTCGTCGTGGACACGGGGCACGTCGTCGCCTTCGAGGACACCGCCGAGTTCACCGTCCGGCGCGTCGGCGGACTCCGGTCGACGCTCGCCAGCGGCGAGGGCCTCGTCTGCGAGTTCAGTGGGTCCGGTACGCTGTGGGTGCAGTCGCGGAGCCCCGACGCCTTCCTCGCGTGGCTCATCCCCAAGCTTCCGAGTCGACCCGCGACGAACACGCAGTAG
- a CDS encoding GMC family oxidoreductase, translated as MAETPADGGVGDGRDRTPSPRADVCVVGSGPAGALVAHRLAEAGADVVVLEAGPRFDFSRRTEQMEAFLRPGMGDPWEMGGPRDAYTTEGRHYPLNAARVKGVGGTTLHWQGMVMRLHERDFEMRSRHGVGADWPLSYDDLKPHYREAEAAFGVAGALDNPYAPPRNDPFPLPAFPPSHSDSIFAEACERLGIDMHSVPNARNSEPFDGRAACQGFGTCKPVCPSGAKYTAESHVRKAEEAGARVIDRAPVQRLEHGDDGETVERAVYATPDGTEREQAARRFVVACGGVENARLLLLSKSEAHPDGLANASGAVGRYFMDHLFAGVGGRVDEATRQNHVGFNTSECHQFYDDADPVNGMKLEFLNYAGPSPVVEAMNAETWGDELLGDLRESYGTHLAMGALVEQLPRAENRITLDPSRTDDHGNPVPHVEWSLDAETRRALRRANEIQRRVFEVLGASVDWVVGPEHTGPAFHQMGTTRMGEDPDSSVVDAEMRAHDLSNCWVVGSSVFPTGGAMNPTLTIAALALRAAAAVESSL; from the coding sequence ATGGCTGAGACGCCGGCCGACGGCGGCGTCGGAGACGGGCGGGACCGGACGCCCTCGCCTCGCGCAGACGTCTGCGTCGTCGGGTCCGGTCCGGCGGGCGCACTCGTCGCGCACCGCCTCGCGGAGGCGGGCGCCGACGTGGTGGTTCTGGAGGCCGGTCCGCGGTTCGACTTCTCCCGGCGGACCGAGCAGATGGAGGCGTTCCTCCGACCGGGGATGGGCGACCCGTGGGAGATGGGCGGCCCGCGCGACGCCTACACGACCGAGGGGCGACACTACCCGCTGAACGCCGCGCGGGTGAAGGGCGTCGGCGGCACCACCCTCCACTGGCAGGGGATGGTGATGCGCCTGCACGAACGCGACTTCGAGATGCGGAGTCGCCACGGCGTCGGCGCGGACTGGCCCCTCTCGTACGACGACCTGAAGCCCCACTACCGGGAGGCGGAGGCGGCGTTCGGCGTCGCCGGGGCCCTCGACAACCCCTACGCGCCGCCGCGGAACGACCCGTTCCCCCTGCCCGCGTTCCCGCCGTCGCACTCCGACTCCATCTTCGCCGAGGCGTGCGAACGGCTCGGCATCGACATGCACTCGGTGCCGAACGCGCGCAACTCCGAACCGTTCGACGGGCGCGCGGCCTGTCAGGGGTTCGGCACCTGCAAACCGGTCTGCCCCTCCGGCGCGAAGTACACCGCCGAGTCGCACGTCCGGAAGGCCGAGGAAGCGGGCGCACGCGTGATAGACCGCGCGCCGGTCCAGCGACTCGAACACGGCGACGACGGCGAGACGGTCGAACGCGCCGTCTACGCCACGCCGGACGGCACCGAACGCGAACAGGCGGCCCGCCGGTTCGTCGTCGCCTGCGGCGGCGTCGAGAACGCCCGCCTCCTCCTCCTCTCGAAGTCGGAGGCGCACCCCGACGGCCTCGCCAACGCCAGCGGTGCCGTCGGGCGGTACTTCATGGACCACCTGTTCGCGGGCGTCGGCGGCCGCGTCGACGAGGCGACCAGACAGAACCACGTCGGCTTCAACACCAGCGAGTGCCACCAGTTCTACGACGACGCGGACCCGGTGAACGGGATGAAACTGGAGTTCCTGAACTACGCCGGACCGTCGCCCGTCGTCGAGGCGATGAACGCCGAGACGTGGGGCGACGAACTCCTCGGGGACCTGCGCGAGTCGTACGGCACGCACCTCGCGATGGGGGCGTTGGTCGAGCAACTGCCGCGCGCGGAGAACCGAATCACGCTCGACCCCTCCCGGACCGACGACCACGGCAACCCGGTCCCGCACGTGGAGTGGTCGCTCGACGCGGAGACGCGCCGGGCGCTCCGCCGCGCGAACGAGATTCAGCGGCGCGTGTTCGAGGTACTCGGGGCGTCGGTGGACTGGGTGGTCGGCCCCGAGCACACCGGCCCGGCGTTCCACCAGATGGGGACGACGCGGATGGGCGAGGACCCCGATTCGAGCGTCGTCGACGCGGAGATGCGCGCGCACGACCTGTCGAACTGCTGGGTCGTCGGGTCCAGCGTCTTCCCGACGGGTGGGGCGATGAACCCGACGCTCACCATCGCCGCCCTCGCCCTGCGCGCGGCGGCCGCCGTCGAGTCCTCGTTGTAA
- a CDS encoding substrate-binding domain-containing protein — protein MRRRGYLRAVGVAGVAAAAGCTGDAAEAANRTSDAETDAETRTAADGSGLDATLTLATATTAYDTGLLDALHAAFADRFGVRVKTLSQGTGAALRTARDGDADVVVAHARSAEDEFIRAGHGVNRRALMHNDFLVVGPGDDPADIADLADPVAAFERIAAADALFLSRGDDSGTHARERTLWSRADASPGGRWYQATGDGMGDTLRQSSRRGAYTLVDRGTYRVFAADSDLAVFVEGPLGGGPDLLLNEYGVVPVNPARHDVAYELAMLYVGFLTGRGGQSLIREFRAAGERAFVPDALSPDPQFGQYVPESASDG, from the coding sequence ATGAGACGGCGAGGCTACCTCCGTGCGGTCGGCGTCGCTGGCGTCGCGGCCGCCGCCGGATGCACGGGCGACGCCGCCGAAGCGGCTAATCGGACGAGCGACGCCGAGACGGACGCGGAGACGCGGACGGCGGCGGACGGGTCGGGTCTCGACGCGACGCTCACGCTCGCCACGGCCACGACGGCGTACGACACCGGCCTGCTGGACGCCCTCCACGCGGCGTTCGCCGACCGGTTCGGCGTCCGCGTCAAGACGCTCTCGCAGGGGACGGGCGCGGCCCTGCGGACGGCGCGGGACGGCGACGCGGACGTCGTCGTCGCCCACGCCCGGTCGGCCGAGGACGAGTTCATCCGCGCGGGCCACGGCGTGAACCGCCGCGCCCTGATGCACAACGACTTCCTCGTCGTCGGCCCCGGCGACGACCCGGCGGACATCGCGGACCTCGCGGACCCCGTGGCGGCGTTCGAGCGAATCGCCGCGGCCGACGCCCTCTTTCTCTCCCGCGGCGACGACTCGGGGACCCACGCCCGAGAGCGGACGCTGTGGTCCCGCGCGGACGCCTCGCCCGGCGGACGCTGGTATCAGGCCACCGGCGACGGGATGGGCGACACGCTCAGGCAGTCGAGTCGCCGCGGCGCGTACACGCTGGTCGACAGGGGAACCTACCGCGTGTTCGCCGCGGACTCCGACCTCGCCGTGTTCGTCGAGGGCCCCCTCGGCGGCGGGCCTGACCTCCTTCTGAACGAGTACGGCGTCGTCCCGGTGAACCCGGCCAGACACGACGTGGCGTACGAACTCGCCATGCTCTACGTCGGCTTTCTCACCGGTCGGGGCGGGCAGTCCCTGATTCGGGAGTTCCGCGCCGCGGGCGAACGCGCGTTCGTCCCCGACGCCCTCTCGCCGGACCCGCAGTTCGGCCAGTACGTGCCGGAGTCGGCGTCCGACGGGTAG
- a CDS encoding gluconate 2-dehydrogenase subunit 3 family protein produces the protein MKLTRRDAMAALAAVGAVGAGSVAARYDPPRADDGGENGGDGDAEPSVSADLLDVMDAAAAVVYPSNVTGRRAFVERYVVGRTDGRESYRRGLEATAAELDAIARDWRDAGFADLSPDARDGVLRGLGVATADPESDGTVSERIRLYVVNDLLFAFYSSPTGGRLVGIENPIGHPGGTESYRRASMPDPPDGGVESGDAGGDDG, from the coding sequence GTGAAACTGACGCGGCGCGACGCGATGGCCGCTCTCGCCGCCGTCGGCGCCGTCGGCGCGGGGTCGGTGGCGGCGCGGTACGACCCGCCGCGCGCCGACGACGGCGGGGAGAACGGGGGCGACGGGGACGCAGAGCCGTCGGTGTCGGCAGACCTCCTCGACGTGATGGACGCCGCGGCGGCGGTGGTCTACCCCTCGAACGTGACGGGTCGGCGCGCGTTCGTCGAACGCTACGTCGTCGGCCGAACCGACGGGCGGGAGTCGTACCGCCGCGGACTGGAGGCGACGGCGGCGGAACTCGACGCCATCGCCCGCGACTGGCGGGACGCGGGGTTCGCCGACCTGTCGCCCGACGCTCGGGACGGGGTGCTCCGGGGCCTCGGCGTGGCGACGGCCGACCCCGAATCCGACGGCACCGTCTCAGAGCGAATCCGTCTCTACGTCGTCAACGACCTGCTGTTCGCGTTCTACTCCTCGCCGACCGGCGGCCGACTCGTCGGCATCGAGAACCCCATCGGCCACCCCGGCGGCACCGAGAGCTATCGGCGCGCGTCGATGCCCGACCCGCCAGACGGCGGGGTCGAATCCGGCGACGCGGGGGGCGACGATGGCTGA